A stretch of Candidatus Cloacimonas sp. DNA encodes these proteins:
- a CDS encoding aspartate kinase: MKKFGGTSVGNIDLIRNIAHKLSGEYHKGEGLVLVVSAMAKTTDELFSLAYGISSHPSRRELDMLLTAGERISMSLLSLALMEEGIPSISFTGSQSGIITDEKHGNARILKVNAFRIQEELAKGKVVIVAGFQGVSTSKEITTLGRGGSDTSAVALACYLKANKCEIYTDVDGVYTADPKLVEKPKLLKYISPELMLTLCYNGSKVLHPRAVEYAIKYGVEVEVKSSFTFAPGSLITRNLPKKSEEEEMEERKVTAIAHKDFLLRYILPVNDEVLRMLQQWIYEIYKSFINEGIWEFFIENKYEKEVDYFLQEKGIKPIHKDNNFAFVNLVGLGLGNDPAFLASLLENCKDFQILRSFNNEQSVELLLPSPNLTPAIKTLHKIYIEDSQ; the protein is encoded by the coding sequence GTGAAAAAATTCGGCGGAACTTCAGTTGGTAACATTGATTTAATCCGCAACATAGCACATAAACTCTCCGGTGAATATCACAAAGGGGAAGGACTCGTTTTAGTTGTTTCGGCGATGGCAAAAACAACGGACGAGCTTTTTTCTTTGGCTTATGGAATTTCCAGCCATCCTTCGCGGCGAGAGCTGGATATGTTATTGACAGCGGGGGAACGGATCAGTATGAGTTTATTGTCGTTAGCTTTGATGGAGGAAGGCATTCCTTCCATTTCTTTTACCGGTTCTCAGAGTGGGATTATAACTGATGAAAAGCATGGCAATGCGCGCATTTTGAAGGTGAATGCTTTTCGTATCCAGGAAGAACTGGCTAAAGGCAAAGTGGTTATTGTAGCAGGTTTTCAAGGTGTGAGCACAAGTAAGGAAATTACAACTCTGGGAAGAGGGGGTTCTGATACTTCCGCTGTAGCTTTAGCTTGTTATTTAAAAGCAAATAAATGTGAGATTTATACTGATGTGGATGGTGTTTATACGGCTGATCCCAAGCTGGTGGAAAAACCGAAATTGCTGAAATACATAAGTCCTGAGCTGATGTTAACTCTTTGTTATAATGGCTCTAAGGTCTTACATCCGCGGGCTGTGGAATATGCTATTAAATATGGTGTGGAAGTGGAAGTGAAATCCTCTTTCACTTTTGCTCCGGGTTCGTTGATAACCCGTAACCTGCCGAAAAAAAGTGAGGAGGAGGAAATGGAAGAGAGAAAAGTGACAGCTATTGCTCATAAGGACTTTTTACTGCGTTACATCTTACCGGTTAATGACGAGGTGCTAAGAATGCTGCAACAGTGGATTTATGAAATTTACAAGAGCTTCATTAACGAAGGGATTTGGGAATTTTTCATAGAAAACAAATACGAAAAGGAAGTGGATTATTTTTTGCAGGAAAAGGGTATAAAACCTATTCACAAGGATAATAATTTCGCTTTTGTAAATTTGGTTGGTTTAGGTTTAGGAAACGACCCGGCATTTTTAGCATCCCTGCTGGAAAACTGTAAAGATTTTCAGATCTTAAGGAGCTTTAATAATGAACAAAGCGTGGAACTCTTGCTTCCCAGCCCGAATTTGACCCCGGCAATAAAAACCCTGCATAAAATTTATATTGAGGACAGCCAATGA
- the metG gene encoding methionine--tRNA ligase, giving the protein MKYIVTSALPYANGKLHIGHLAGAYLPADIFVRYLRLQGEDVIYICGTDEHGTPISITADKEGITPQEVVSYYHRSIKEAFDGVGIEFDNFSGTSRPPHYKLAADFFLQLYNKGYIKPKTTLQFYCDKDKRYLPDRYVEGICPRCGASGARGDQCDKCGQIYETTTLKEPKCKLCGSTPVIKETKHWFLQLDGFREELKQWLATKDYWKENVRNFILGLLEQGLVERSITRDLAWGVPVPLPEAQGKVLYVWFDAPIGYISSTIEWAEKTGQPEKWKDYWLNPETRLIHFIGKDNIIFHSLIWPAMLMGQDTKYCLPYDIPANEFMNLEGEKISTSRNWAIWVDEFLQDFEGEYLRYYLAVNAPERQDSDFSFQDFQNKINGDLNNTLGNLANRVFAFANKNFGGKITNCALNAASQKVIVEADNILKEIEESYADYQVKKNTRLILDIARLGNRFFDENKPWAQIKENREAVNETLYVSTNLLAKISVAFFPILPKSMLRLRQMMGLPENFNFQEAYKLTEDISLQDTKPLFRKIEDKEIEAQLAKLHSQKRNPDGERAEFNPGNVEPLKELISYEDFAKLDLRLAKVLAAERIANTDKLLKLEVDIGSEKRELVAGIAVDYEPQKLIGKTVLMLVNLMPRKIRGIESQGMILAAKVNGKLRVLVPDGEGIPGAVVQ; this is encoded by the coding sequence ATGAAATATATAGTTACCAGTGCGTTACCTTACGCCAACGGAAAATTGCATATCGGACATTTAGCCGGTGCCTATTTGCCGGCTGATATATTTGTTCGCTACTTGCGTTTACAGGGTGAAGATGTGATCTATATTTGTGGAACGGATGAACATGGCACACCGATTTCCATTACTGCCGATAAAGAAGGAATTACTCCTCAAGAAGTAGTATCTTATTATCACCGTAGCATTAAGGAAGCATTTGACGGAGTGGGTATTGAATTTGATAATTTTAGCGGAACTTCCCGTCCACCTCACTATAAACTTGCCGCTGATTTCTTTTTGCAATTATACAATAAGGGCTATATAAAACCCAAAACCACGCTGCAATTCTATTGTGACAAGGATAAACGCTATCTTCCTGATAGATATGTGGAAGGAATTTGTCCCCGTTGCGGTGCAAGTGGTGCCCGTGGAGATCAATGTGATAAATGCGGTCAGATTTATGAAACAACAACCTTAAAAGAGCCAAAATGCAAACTTTGCGGTTCCACTCCTGTAATCAAAGAAACAAAACACTGGTTTTTGCAGCTGGATGGATTTCGGGAAGAGCTAAAGCAATGGCTTGCTACTAAGGACTACTGGAAGGAAAATGTACGCAATTTCATTTTGGGTTTGCTGGAACAGGGTTTAGTGGAACGATCCATAACCAGAGATTTAGCTTGGGGTGTTCCTGTTCCTCTTCCCGAAGCACAAGGCAAAGTTCTTTATGTTTGGTTTGATGCTCCCATCGGATATATATCTTCCACCATTGAATGGGCAGAAAAAACAGGTCAACCGGAAAAGTGGAAGGACTATTGGTTGAACCCTGAAACGCGGTTAATTCATTTTATCGGAAAAGACAACATCATTTTCCATTCCTTAATTTGGCCTGCTATGCTGATGGGACAGGATACCAAATACTGCCTGCCTTATGATATACCTGCCAATGAATTTATGAACCTGGAAGGAGAAAAAATTTCCACCAGCAGGAATTGGGCAATTTGGGTAGATGAATTTTTGCAGGATTTTGAAGGTGAATATCTGCGCTACTATCTTGCAGTTAACGCTCCCGAAAGGCAGGATTCTGATTTCAGTTTCCAGGATTTCCAAAATAAAATAAACGGTGATTTGAATAATACTTTGGGTAACCTTGCCAACAGAGTTTTTGCCTTTGCGAATAAGAATTTCGGAGGTAAAATAACTAACTGTGCCTTAAACGCTGCCTCCCAAAAAGTAATTGTCGAAGCGGATAATATCTTAAAAGAGATTGAGGAAAGTTATGCGGATTATCAGGTGAAGAAAAATACTCGTTTAATTTTGGATATAGCTCGCCTGGGCAACCGCTTTTTTGATGAAAACAAACCCTGGGCACAGATTAAGGAAAATAGAGAAGCAGTGAATGAAACTTTATATGTTTCTACCAATCTGCTGGCAAAAATCTCTGTTGCCTTCTTCCCCATTCTGCCCAAATCAATGCTGCGCTTAAGACAAATGATGGGTTTGCCGGAAAACTTTAATTTCCAGGAAGCATATAAACTGACGGAAGATATTTCACTACAGGATACTAAGCCCCTTTTCCGGAAAATTGAAGATAAGGAAATTGAGGCACAGTTAGCTAAACTGCATTCGCAGAAAAGAAATCCGGATGGTGAAAGAGCAGAATTTAACCCTGGCAATGTTGAACCGCTGAAAGAATTAATCAGCTATGAGGACTTTGCCAAGCTGGATTTGCGTTTAGCAAAAGTGCTTGCAGCAGAACGCATTGCAAATACTGATAAACTGCTGAAATTAGAGGTAGATATAGGAAGTGAAAAACGGGAACTGGTGGCCGGAATTGCTGTTGATTATGAACCCCAAAAACTTATCGGTAAAACGGTTTTAATGCTGGTAAACCTGATGCCCCGAAAAATTAGGGGCATAGAATCCCAAGGAATGATTTTAGCTGCCAAAGTAAATGGCAAATTAAGGGTATTAGTTCCGGATGGAGAAGGAATTCCCGGAGCCGTTGTGCAGTAA